The Lathyrus oleraceus cultivar Zhongwan6 chromosome 5, CAAS_Psat_ZW6_1.0, whole genome shotgun sequence genome includes the window cgactaaaaagtggaaaaagggcaaaaaggaagagcaagagaaaaagggttgaagaagggaaaagcttgaagttaaaggatttgccggattaactcaggtaaggggggaaatccttattattatgggttagtatgattgggtcaatgggtaggaacatgttttaggttgaaatccttaattggcttgaattggaattattaggttttgataaatactcttgagttgtgatgaataaattacgttaaaactgtgaatgaatctatatttggatgagtcgtaattttctggacgtgtagctttttacggaatcgaaatcggaggtccggaagtcctccaacggcgaaaaatgcgggtaattctgcattctgttcgttgttagcgcaggaacagctttctgtctttcgttaaccggttaacccagggcgttaaccggttaacactgttatgataattaaaaaaaattaatttctgtcttgcgttaacaggttaacccagggcgttaaccggttaacactgttatgataattaaaaaaattgatatttaaatattgtatacgttttggaatggaattatgtgtacatattgtatgggcttggctaggaaatgtgccatacgcgtatgggcatgaggcatacgtgtatgggcagaagtttgagttttctgagctgttgttgtgcagttttggtcgtttcagctgagtgatgtaatttagctgatgtatgatatagtagggatcatttcccgttgttttgagcagtataggtattagtagagtgtgctaatactgtgatttattaattggcatgacatgatatgattctgtgataaatatgctgatgatgtatgatggtatgcataatgctgtgaatatatctattatgtatgcaattgtggatggactgtttatggcttagagtgtgagcatatgtccattgtggattgttgttgatgtttgcatgctaggtgatttagcgtgcatagcatagcctttatggtggtagctaattcccatggtgaggaattagtgagggagtcactaggtctcaaatgagtgggactagtgagcttggtagccgtatctgggtttgatcggtgaggttgaactatgtgttcacgaatagtcggtaccgcatgcatggagtctcatttcataatgtatgtatggcgtataatatgaatggatgtattccaatattatacgtgtgttttgtgtttgtgttgagtatgattatgagttgatgttgccgttgctgaatgtgtgatatgattagggtgatgaatgtgttaatttacttagcattacatgatattttataatgcttattatatcgattgaggaactcacccttacaactatgtttcaggtaacgagcagtgattgagtagaagctagtgcttggagtctagtgtagttccttagtgggtcatgctctggtatatgtaacatcgggacgggatgttttactttgttttcatttttggttgttgaacaattttacatgaaaagtgttacatggtttgcatgttgttagatttctatccgctgcgaattgtgcaatgatttattttgattaataaatgagcatgacaagatattttggtgaatggtgtgaagtgtcaagtgtgacaccctgaaattgcatatctactctgattcatattttgttgttttaattaattattggggtatttcagaagggtgttacaatatgTACCAAAACccaagaattagggtttcatgtcTCACTCCATGATCAAGAAAGCCAAGATGAAGTATAATGAAATCCCCTAGCTTGATCCTCAAGTGCTAGTGAAACCCTAGCTTAGGACTCGACTTCCATTCACTACTTTGGGTAATAGATATCAAGACTTTTGATTACATGATTTTGTTTAAAGATGAAATGAAAGAATGGCCTAGATACCTAGAAGGATGCAGATGAATTAAATACCAAAATTCAgatgaaaagtgaaaagggaaagcaaactttggggtatgacacatacaCATCTGAATATATGACTTCAAGAGTTGCCTTCAAATTGCTTCCTGCATATATTCTTATGTTGCTTTGCTTgaacacattcttcacacacttcatttggaataTGAATTTCTGCTAATCTTGAAATCATGTTTCTTCTCTTCATATTTCAGATGTCTTTGAAGTTAAGATGGCCAAGTATGTAGTTCCATAACCATTCATCTCTGCTAGCTGCATTTTCCAAACGATTGTGttccatcacatttagttcaatcttgaaggttaTGTTTTGGGACATGGGTGCCTTCGAGATTAACCTACCACTTGAGTcaagaactctcatcatcttatCTTCGGTCAACACTACGTGATTCTTCTCGATCAATTTCCATATGCTAAGCAAATTGCTTTCATGCCTAGTATGTGCAATACATTGTAAATTAATGACAttttgccatctttcctcatgatcagaacatcaccaatacctttAGCGACCAGGGTATTGTCATTTGTAAATTTCACCTTGTTCTTCATCGAGGGAAtcatgttgacaaaccaatatttcCTTCATGTCATGTGTGATCAGCATCTTGAGTtcaagtaccattggtccttgaaTATTTCTTCATCTTTCATTATGACCATCAtcaacatctcttcttcttcttcttcttcttcttcttcgtgttttgcaAGTATTGCATCACTTTCCTAATTTTATTTATTGCCTCCTCGACATTTACTTGCATAATATCCATACTTCTGATAGTTGCAACACTGAATATGACTTTTATTAGGTTTTCTTCCATTGCCTCTTACTCTACCTACAACACGACCTATGTGATTGCTTTCGCTTGAAGATTGTCTTTGATATTATTAACTAAATTCTTGTTGGTTTCCTCTATCAGTCTAGTTATTTTAACTTCTTTTACCTTTGTTACACTTCCATCTTCCTTGGCCTTTATTTTCATTTGCTGAATGGGCATGCAGAGCTACATCCCTCTTTCTCTTTCTTACAGATCTTTCAGTcgttctttgttcatgagattcaagcgtcccttggAGTCTTTTTTTGTCATGTTTGACAAATCCTTCCattcttctatggctactaccacatgaTCGAATTTTGGAGTCAATGACCTCAAGGTCTTTGTAACTACTaatcttgatgtcaacacttctccacatatCATGAGTTGATTCACCAGTTTTATTACTCTGGTGAAGAAATCAGTGATTCTTTCATTCTCTTCCATATGAAGCAATTCATATGTTCTTTTGAGAGTATGTAACCTTACCTCTTTCACCTTCTCATCACCTCCGAACAATTTCTCCAGGATGTCCCATGTTTTCTTTGATGAGTCTATatcaccaactttctcaaagttgtctAGAGTAACACATTTATGGATtataaagagagagagagataatATTTCTTCTTAAAATCTTTATATGAAACCTTTTGTTCATTTGTATCATCTTCTTTAATTGGTGTCACTTCAttcttcacaagatcccaaaTATCTTGGTAACAGAAAACAAACTTCATCTGCTTACACCAATTCTCATCATTCTTACCATTCAAGATTGGAATATTTGCTGTAAAATTACCATTCGGATGAGAATTAATTGTTTTATTCTTCTCAAGAATCACAACcagtgctctagataccagatgttaGAATTAACCCCAATCTTGAAGGTAATCTGAATCAATCTTGATTTATCGAGAATTAATCTTTCTGAGTGATCGTTtctcttgttcttcactcttcactcaAGTGATTCAACCACTCTTTAGTTTCAAGATGATTCCCGTGCACAATGATTTGAGGAAAAAATTGTGAAAGTAAATTGGAAAGAAaagagaaattagggtttagggAGAATGGGGAAAAAGATGGATCAAATTCTGTAGAGTTTCTCTCTATGTTTATTCTTACTGAATTTTTCTTGTTCAACACAATACAGTAGTAGAGTCCCGCCAATTAATTATCAAAGTAACTAAATAACATAAACTTTAACAAGATGTATTTGACTTTCTCTTGAGTATAGTTAATACATACTATGTTTGACTCTGTCGAACGCACACTACTTCGACTCTATCAAACTTACAATTATGTTTGACACAAAAAACTACATATTTAACATTAACTAGATCCTCATGATATGGAGAACTATGGGAAGAAGAGTTTTGAACTTAAAATCCTTATTTCTCTATAATGTTATCTATTTCTTCTAACAAATCTATATTTTCTTTTTCAAAGGAAGAGATAGTAGTCTTATAATAGAAACAAGTTGTTGTAATTTACTTGAATCCATATCTAACTTTATACATATATGAAATAACTCATTGTAAGTAAATTTAGAAGGTATATTATTTACCTTATTTTATTTGTAGATTAACATGAGATATATGTAGATTTCTTCCTCTTTTTCATATTCATCATAGGAGTCCATGTCATCGTCTCATGCAATGTAACCTCTTTCTGAGTCTTTTGGTGGTCTTTCATATCTTCTATATTTCCTTTGATTTTGCGGACATTCTGACTTTATGTGACCTTTCTTTCCATAGTGGAAACAAATTTCAATGAAATTTGATCTTTCTTTAATTTGCTTATAATATTTTGGAGTTTGTTTTTCGCACCTTAGAAATTTCTTGAATTTGTGAAACAATTTATGTCTTCATCACTTTTACTTTGGTAGTATTCATCTTCTGACTCCATGCCTTTTGTCTTTGTAGCTACCATGTATATAAATACCTAACGAGCCAATTAGGTTAGATTCATTCACTTTTTACATATCAAAACTTAAAGCTTCCATGGGTCTCGTAATGTACTCACAATAAGTATGTGTAgaaatataataaaattatagAGTTAAAGATATATTGAAATAAATCAACTTAGGAACTCGTGATTTTACTTGAAATGTACACCAATGTAACTTTACCAACAATAGAATCAATAATGCTCCAATAGTACCGAACTGGTGAATTTCTTGCCTTTCTCCCAACCTTGTGTGTGTATAAATGTTTGAATAGCCTTCCTGATTATGGTCTATTTATGGTATTTCAGTGGCTTTATCTCTCCATTTAAGCTACATCTTTATGATCATGTTTCCTTGTCTAAGCCTTATCGTCATTGTCATTAAATTGGTCATGATTATGTATCCTAATAATAGAAATGTTTGTGGACCTATGTGCTTGCAGATACAATTGAATGAAACCATTAAATGGTCATgctggttttgatgatgacaaaacctAAAGTCAAACAACATTCGGTGAAGTCTGTGGTGACAATTGTTCAACAATCTCTGTGATAATGGTATTCGAGAAAGAAGTTATCTTAAGCCTCATCTATGAGAAGAGTCAAGTTCCAACTTAAGTGATAAATCAATAATGAATCGAATAAGGAAACTTAAGAACTTCAAAGTTATGAAATGGAGTGTGGAAGCTCGTTTGATCCTGCGCGTAGCACGTGCCCAAAACacctaaaaatatttttatgTGTCCTTAATTAATTATTGACTTATTTAATCAATTCGGAGGATTTTTTCATGACTTGTTAATTGATTATTATATTAGGTTTAAATGATTAACACATTTGTAACATCTATAATAAGGTTAGAGAAACCTTTAATTGATTAATGATGATGCAATTAAAAAACTTTTTATATTAGAGTTGTCTAATCAATTAGCAAGTATGGTTAATTGATTAAGACGTTTAAAATGTCCATGAATCATTTCGTTTGAGCCAATTTGttttctataaatagagagagAGTTTCTCTTCATTCTATTTAACACCATATTTCAAAGTTGAAACTCTTTTATCTTACTTTATGctcttttctttttattttttatttcttcaCCAAAATTGCCTTAGTGTTGAGAGAGTGAAAATACTTGTGAGATTTTTTATACTATTAATGTGTTGAGTTTATATTTTACTCAAAAAGGTGTTCTTTCTTGAGTTGGATCTTTGTAAGTAGTCATTGTTTAGTTTTTGGGTTTAACTTGTTAAAATCTCTTGTTTGATTCTTGAGATTTGCCTTTGAAAATCTCTGTTTATTTCTTGACATTAGCTTGGTAAAATCTCTGTTTGGTTATTGAGTTTAGCTTGTGAAAAATTTTGTTTGGTTCCTGAGCTCAGCCTAGTAAAAACTTAGTTTGGTTTGTGAGATTAGCTTGTTAAAATCTCTTGTTTGGTTCGTGATATTAGTCAGTTGAAATCTTCGTTTGATTGTAAGAGATTCATGGACATAATCTATAAAAAAACTTTCATCCCAATTTAGTGAAACTCTCATGAGAAAACTTTGGAAGACATGAGAGGCCAAATATTTAGATCGAACCTATATAAATCTATAGTTTGTGTTCTCTTTCTcttattttttaattttcaattgCTTTATTTTCTTTACGTTATACTTTTTTTTGTCATCTCTTCCTCATTCATTATTTCACATATTGAGTTACTTATTCTCAAGTTATTTTATAAAATGATCTTAAACACTTTTATAAATTAGTTTCTCATATTTAAATTTCGATTTTCAACCAACACAATTCACTCTCCAACCTTGCCGCCTCAGGTCGCTACAAGCTTACTCATCAATTATGGAATCGTCCATATCTCTGAGGTCGCTACAAGTTCACTCGTCAATTATGGAGTCGTCCCTATCTCTTTGTGACAGGCTTCTCCGACCTAACTTTTCAAGGTGTTGCAGAGGCTTTGCTTGGATGGTTGGTCGTATTTAGATTTAATTACCTTGTGCAAAATTTGACATTTCCATAGAGTGATGATAAGAGGCACATGCAAGTACCTTTCTGCCAATAAAATTCATAAAATACTGATTGATTTGGTAACACAATGTAAAAACAATATCTTATCAAACATGCCAACCAAAGCTGATTGATTTGATAACACAATGTAAAAACAATTTCTTATCAAACATGCCAACCAAAGCTTCGCCTCTAAGGTCTTTACAACATGAACCCTACACATCCCCCCTCCTCCCACTCTCCACCCACACGATACTCATCTATCTTCTTAATTTTTTTTACTTGCAACCCACCATAATGTGTTGAAGGGAAGGcagatgagcttgtgacctatTATAGGACCCAAACCTTTGTCTATAACCTATTAGATCCAAGCAACAGGCTTTCAGAGTCTTCGATCTTTCGAGAAAAGATGTGGTGCAAGGGTATGAATGGTTTGGGACTCTTCAAGCAAGTTGAGGGATGAGGTTGTGAGGAAGGCTGGAAGGAAGGGAGAGGAAGTCAAAGTGATGAGTAGAAagtttttcttttttaaaaagGAGAACATGAAATAGGGTTGCCTGAATAACATTAGTCAAATTCCTTTTGTGATAATGTTGTCAAAATAGAGCTTTGGGGAGAGTCAAGCACTGATTAAAATGTACTCTCTTTGTTTTCTCATAAGAAAAATATACTTAAGAGCCGTTTcagtaaaaaaaaaaaacagtAATGGTTGTTCAATCGATTGCCTCATTGGTAATTTACAAAGCAAGGATATGTCTTTCTCGAGCTGCAACTCACAACATTGCATGTGCTTTAACTAATCCAAATCTGTTACTTGATGGGCAAGTgataaataatataaaaaaacATTAAGGAGACATTTGATTCCTGATATCGGTGATCAATTCGTTTTTAACAAGTTATTCAACAGATGTTAACAAAGATACTAAACTAAGGATATGATCATAGGATAGAAGAGTGAAATACATAAATGATGCAAAAGGATCGTTATGCTAGGTTACATGTATTTCTCTACCCTATCAGAAATGCTTGAGGGCTGACAAAAGCAATTTAAGTTGTAAGAATCTGTCCATGGAATCAATCACGGTGCCTTTAGAGCTCAAACCATTACAACCCTCAAACCTTACGCAGATGCACTTGGCACCGGTACAGATTTTGAGTCTTCTGCCCTTTCATGTTCTTTGTTGAGCATCTAAAATTATATTTCAAATATTAAGTCATAAAACATAGTAATGAATCCTAAATATAACATGATAATGAATCCTACATACAGAGCCAAAATAAGAAAAGATCAAATAATAACTTCATCCAAACTTCAGGATAGTGAATCTCACCTTGTTGTTAATCAAGTTGTGGAGTGCAATTACACTTCTAATGAGAGATGATAGGTATATTACCAGCATCATATCATTGGTTTTCACTACACATGTAGGATAGGGATCAACAATTTAGAAGAAATGTTCAGAAAAAACATCATATTCATCCAATTAAATCATAAATCTTTACCTGCAAAAGCCTTGATAAGATCAGACACATTAAGATTTGGTAGCAGGTTGAACACATCCTAACAAATTGAAACAAGAAATAGATGGTGAAAAAACAATAAGGGAGCAAAAGCAACAATAAACATTGATCCACATTCACAAGCGATTTGATAACAAAGCCAAAGCCAACGGATTAGTATTTAATATCCAAGATCATGAAAAACAAACCTGAAGATGGTATAGGATTTCATGGTTTAAGGGAAGCTTTTCATCAATTACAAGATCAAGGTAACTCCTTATCTCTTTAAGCCTTGCATCCAAACCTTTCAAGGCTGTGAGTTTCCCACTCACCTATGTAAAAAACTACGGTGTAAGCACTCTGCATTCATTTTTTCTCCACTAAAATGAACCATAAACATTACAGGGGAGGGgaaaaatcatataaaaataGATAGCATCATGAAAAGGAAACAAAcaaaaagaaatttaaaaaatAACGATATGTTTAAGGAAAAAAACCTCGGTTGCAAGGGTGCTGATGGTTGTATCCTTTACATCCCTAAGCAAGTGTTCCACTCCTGCACAAGGATAAGAATTCATAAGAGAAAAGGTTCAGTATCTAAATTGATAAAATTTAAAAGCCtaaagaaaacaaacaaaaatgAACCGTAGCAGTTTTACATTAAATGCTATACCTATTTCCTCAACCTCATGAGCAGCTATCTCGGATTGCACATGCACAAAGACCTTTTGGCTTTTCTGAGTAGCATTCTGCATTCAGAATAAACTATTTATCAGTTCCCATGTCTACCGATTAaggttcaagcaaatattagTTCTTGTCCCCACCGTCTTATATACAGAAGAGCCATGTTTGCAATAATATCAATGAAAATTGAAGTTTAATATTTTTATAATAGATACAAAGGACTTAAACTCTACCTCTTTAACTTCCTCAACAGCATAGTATGCTTTTGTTGGAATTCCCAACTCCTTAGGTTCAACATCAATTATAACCAACACTGGATTTGGAACATAGCTGCAACAGTATTAAGCATGATCAATTTGGATAAACATTGATCTGGGATACAAAGCACGGATGAAGACAATAATGCCAATAAAGAGGAAAACAAGATAACAGCAACACAGAAATGTTGAATAAAGTCCCAACCAAATCATGCCAATCTTTTCACAAGGGTAAATGGGTAAAGAACTTACTAAGACGCTAAATTTGCAAATATTGTTGGGGAGATGTTGATGTTAAAATGAAGTAAAAGCACAGTATTGAAACATCACTAAACAGGATTTCAGTTCATTAAACATACTCATTAAATAACCCATGAATGTCGAGGTCATTTTCACGCAATTTTGGACCTGTGCTATACCACCCCACGACGTGCTCCTTTGCTGTAAACAGTGTTTATTTAGATCAGATATTCAGTGGAGAGAATGATACTAGCAATTGAAAAATATACCAACTCATACCGTTTATTCTCTTAAACATGGAAAACATTGCTTCATGGTAATTGTGGTCGAGAAACCAAATGCTAGGATCCTTGTCATCTTCTTCAAAGGGCACTGTTGATTAGATAACCAATTAGCAAGAGATATACAATAAACATACCATATTATCTGATTATATTTCTAACCCACATAGATGATAGAATCATCTAAACTAAAGTTATAATGCAAATACTGCTCATACACCTTCAAGGCTTCAATTGGGTATCCAACTGGTAAACAGACCAATGGAGCAACTAGTGTCACGAGAAACTTCATTATCCCTTTATACGTGCTATATAACAAACATGTCAATTTAATAAGAAGTCACAACTTACACGAGGGTGGTCAAAAGTAATCAAGAATTCTTTGAAATCATCAATAAGACAATGAAAACAGAGTAGTAATTCCCGGATAGCGGCACAGAGCGGTCGTCCTCAAAAATGGGATAGTGGGATAGCGTATAGCATGGTGGCCTCTATTTGATCATTTTTTGGACAAATTAcataaataataattataaacATATGAAGTGCAGAGAGAGTAAGGGAGGAACTTATGATTCTTCTTTAGAACGGCTGAAGTGCAAAAACGTCGGTAAAGGAAGGTTAGGCTGGAGTCCCAACTCAAATTTGATTGAAAAACCCAAAATTACCCTTAAAACGTTTTAAATTTAAGGGGTAATTTCAGTTTTTCAGAGGAGAAAATGATGACGGGACAGAAACCGCTACGCCCCTGCTACCCACTATTTACCCTATAGCAGCCACTATAGTGTTCTGCACCGCTAAGACTCTTCCCATAGCAAGCCAGCCTCTGATCCGCTCCGCTAAAGCGAGATAGCACTGCTATTGACAACTCTGATGGAAAAAGCTACAAAAATTCTTAAACCATCACACAGAACTGTCATATAGATTCAACTATCACACAGAAATgtcatacaaatttgattaagtTTTAAGTTGGCTGTTTAATGCCTAGCCTACCAAACACATTCCTTCAACCATCACAGTGAACGGTCAAAGATAACTAAGTTTTATGTTGTCCAAGACCTAAACAACCATTCATTCATCACATAGAACTACATGTTCTATACTACAAAGAAAATTAAGGTTCAAATTTACAGAACAAGTCATCTAACGCTTTGAGTCATCTCATTGCTAAATCAAGTCTCATAGAATTGCCAATAACTATGTGCATTACATAGAATAGGTAACAAGTGGACCAAAACAGAAGGTTAAACTTACACATACACTACTCCTAAGCCAGAAATCAGGTCTGGATTCAAATGTAGCAAATCTTAGAAAAGATACATGAACTCTTCGCATAGATCAGTTGAATTCAAATGAACATAAACTATACTTTTATCTTGCTAAATTTAGGGCACAGATTGTTACAATAAAGCATTGACATCGACTGAAATAAGTAATTAATAAATAAACAATGTAAAGTGGAGTTGGAAAAGAGAAAAGATCCGAACCTGCGTAGCTGTTGGAAACGTCGACGGTGCCTTTGAAAGTGGAACCTAGCAAGACGCCGACGACGCGCTTCCGTGTGTCCTTGGCGACTCTGTTGTAGTTGTCGACGATGCTGAGCAAAACTAATGGATGAACCACCACCTTCTCGATCGATCGAGATGAGATTTGCTGCGTTTTGATCACATCCATCGTAAATTTGAAGCTTGGATTTCACTCTTTTTCGTCGGAATCAACTGTTTTCTTTCTCTTCAATTTTCCCTCTGCTTCACCGGTCACTAGTACTACCCTCTTTTtacttttctttttcttttcaattcttTTCGTGTTGGACACGAATACGAGATCTGTACTGgactttttctttcttttcaagGGCCCAATGAGTGTTCAAATCGAATTGGGCCACTGACCGATATCTCAAATCatattcatatatatatatatatatatatatatatatatatatatatatatatatatatatatatatatatatatatatatatatatatatatatatatatatatatatatatatatatatatatatatatatatatatatatatatatatatatatatatatcgacGTTGAAAGAAGTAAATGCAATTAGCAAATATTATTACAAACTAGGCCATAATATTATACTCCCTCTGCTATAAAATGAGTGTCGTTCAAAATTTTTatatatagattaaaaaatataataatattttcATAGAATATTATATTTTTACTAAATTAATATTATAAATTATTAGAAGTAATGTCCAAAGGAATAATGAAAAAATAacaataatttttatattaaaaagTAAGAATGATTTGAAATAAATTTTACATGATAATATACATTATAATTTATTCCAACTTACTCTATCCATTCAAGTAAAGTCGAAAAGAATGACATAACAATGAAAAATTATCTTAGAAAATTATTTAGATCAGATAGAAAGACAATTTACATTAAAAGAGCAATTAGTGCAAGAGTTCTATTTCTATAAGGAATTTTGTCCTTCACTTTAACTACCCAAATATAATGTTCTAAGGCATCTTTAATGATCGCTTGTCAATTACTTAACCATGAGTTATGTTTCTTATTTGAATTTGTCATTGGAATTTGCTTAGTTGACACCTTAGATTGCTTGAAAATAAGGAATATTATCCAGATAAGCAATCACAAGTACACTTTGTTTATCGAATTCTTTTTTACACATAAAATTATTATATTTCTTTTAAAgcaaataaaataatataaattggTGGATCAATTTTAAATTGGTTATTTATAATCAACATCAGAGcaaaattgatttttttttataaattcCTTAAATGTAATGTGACAATTTGAACTATAAAATATAACACAAAACAACCAAAAATATTTCTTCCATTGGAGCTGCTCTTCCAGCTAACTATTAAAATCGGGATTATATAGTATCTTATATTTGGTGTGCACGTGACCAGCTCCCTCGCATCGCATGCTAATCAGAGCGATACCACTAGTTTTGAATAAGAGTACTCATACTACATTTTGGAGTAGTTCTAGATGACAACCATTTATAAAACTTCCATCTAGCATGGTTTGGTACATTTTTTATACTAGTATATTTCTATGTGTGTGTAAATGGTTCATGATATTCAAAGAGTGGAGCACACCCAAGACATGACTCATTTACAATGTATGGCATATATCCTTTATGCATTGATTTCAAGGGAACATCTCTCGTGTGAGTCAGAATCCCAAGTATTCAAAATTAATATAGATAATCCAACAGAGTATACCCACATGCAGAGAAGAATGTCCAATATTTATTACAGAAACTAAACTAATCAAGGTAATAATCACTAGGTAATAAGATTAAATTAATTTGAAAACACATACACAACCTTAATTTTCTTTTCTAAAATGCTACTAAAACCTAACATAACAATAATGTATTTTATTTGATTCCAACCACCATTACCACCACCACAAAAAAAATCACATAAAGCTTAAACAAAGATCTAATGGTGGATGATCCATTTGTTCCCTCATTGTGTATGaaaacatattattattattattattatctcTGCAATCATTTGTATAGTTGCTCAAATTCTTTGATCCTGATTCACCAAATGAGTTCAAGGGAAAAAGCTCAAGGGTCTCAATCACCCTCCTGTGCTCCGAAACCTGATAGAGCTGAGCAAAATCtagtaaaataaataaaaaattggTTAGAAAAATATAAAACCATAAAATTTAGGCAAGTTGGGTTTCGGGGATTATGGGGAGAGTTTGCTGAGATAATTACTTACTTTGTGAAGAAGAATTTCTGGACATAGTATTTTCTCGACGAATACTGTTATCATCGTCATCATCCGAGGATGAAACCTTGCGACGACGCTTCTGTCTT containing:
- the LOC127083932 gene encoding 26S proteasome non-ATPase regulatory subunit 7 homolog A — translated: MDVIKTQQISSRSIEKVVVHPLVLLSIVDNYNRVAKDTRKRVVGVLLGSTFKGTVDVSNSYAVPFEEDDKDPSIWFLDHNYHEAMFSMFKRINAKEHVVGWYSTGPKLRENDLDIHGLFNDYVPNPVLVIIDVEPKELGIPTKAYYAVEEVKENATQKSQKVFVHVQSEIAAHEVEEIGVEHLLRDVKDTTISTLATEVSGKLTALKGLDARLKEIRSYLDLVIDEKLPLNHEILYHLQDVFNLLPNLNVSDLIKAFAVKTNDMMLVIYLSSLIRSVIALHNLINNKMLNKEHERAEDSKSVPVPSASA
- the LOC127083933 gene encoding WUSCHEL-related homeobox 7 gives rise to the protein MEERSMSGFCIRSGSCVRSASTTTGTKCGRWNPTNEQVKVLTELFSSGLRTPSTDQIQKISTQLSFYGKIESKNVFYWFQNHKARERQKRRRKVSSSDDDDDNSIRRENTMSRNSSSQNFAQLYQVSEHRRVIETLELFPLNSFGESGSKNLSNYTNDCRDNNNNNNMFSYTMREQMDHPPLDLCLSFM